In Candidatus Omnitrophota bacterium, a single window of DNA contains:
- a CDS encoding prepilin-type N-terminal cleavage/methylation domain-containing protein: MAIRKKLNEKGFTIIETLVAVLILSIVASAIAGVYIHEKGLLNQAAHRMQSMNYARACADSLLALCGRFQISRCWTNLPTELNDGMHDARTDPELCVLPESYFRDTMKGELKYEVKKYETNRTKWSANGIVRGKIIVEWTENFPKEEKKTQELSVILGSYDEYF, from the coding sequence ATGGCAATCCGTAAAAAACTGAATGAAAAAGGTTTTACGATCATTGAGACGCTCGTGGCCGTGCTTATACTGTCGATAGTCGCCAGTGCCATAGCGGGAGTGTATATACATGAGAAAGGGCTCCTCAACCAAGCCGCCCACAGGATGCAGTCGATGAACTACGCGCGCGCCTGTGCTGACAGTCTATTGGCGCTGTGTGGGAGGTTCCAGATATCGAGATGCTGGACAAATCTTCCCACGGAGCTCAATGACGGCATGCACGATGCCAGGACAGATCCGGAACTATGTGTCCTGCCGGAGAGCTATTTCCGGGATACGATGAAAGGGGAACTCAAGTACGAGGTGAAAAAATACGAGACCAATCGCACGAAATGGTCGGCAAACGGGATAGTAAGGGGAAAGATAATAGTGGAGTGGACCGAGAACTTTCCGAAAGAAGAAAAAAAGACACAGGAACTGAGCGTCATATTAGGATCGTATGACGAATATTTTTGA
- a CDS encoding PilZ domain-containing protein, translating into MEERRKWKRHKVTYPVEFDDKSSEQYLEIVDLSAGGMAFTFQENLKERKSLPMRIYLKKKMFCVKATPVYSEEVPEKKFVIGAKFEDPTEDFLNVLDLEIREISDFRKEFNLYNGKNISFEQACMEYLANSSPIRM; encoded by the coding sequence ATGGAAGAACGGCGCAAATGGAAAAGGCACAAGGTAACTTATCCGGTAGAGTTCGACGATAAGTCCAGCGAGCAGTACCTTGAGATCGTGGACCTGTCGGCCGGGGGTATGGCTTTTACTTTCCAGGAAAACTTGAAGGAGAGAAAAAGCCTGCCCATGCGTATATACTTGAAGAAGAAGATGTTCTGTGTTAAAGCCACCCCGGTCTACTCTGAAGAAGTACCCGAAAAAAAATTTGTCATAGGAGCAAAATTCGAAGATCCAACGGAAGACTTTTTGAACGTACTTGATCTAGAGATAAGGGAGATCTCAGATTTCAGGAAAGAGTTCAATCTCTACAACGGAAAAAATATTTCGTTCGAACAAGCGTGCATGGAATATCTCGCCAACTCTTCTCCTATTCGCATGTAG
- a CDS encoding glycosyltransferase family 2 protein, translated as MENSKEFRFSPTGLAGRQRVWQRVFEIMPGAVSWGIICGMTVLSAFFPLVAAILIIAFYIYWLLRIFYLTIFLVLSYLRLSVEKDTDWMDRVRNTDKIKDDMGSWPKKGRSGSRAKDISEKFYRKDVENLIRSRGKKIHSDDIYHIVIVPIAKESGEIVNPGIMSMTKSKFPTSRILLVMALEARAEEQVKRDIREIGRRYKDLFLDVLIVEHPDGIPGEIRAKGANTTFAARAGKEFFSERNIPLENVLVSCFDSDTVVNEQYFACLTYYFLVCPFRCKASFQPIPVYNNNIWDAPGLTRVLDIGSSFFLLIEATNPEKLVTFSSHSMSFQALCDIGYWPVDMISDDSAVFWKAFLQFNGEYHTVPMYTTISMDAVVGESLWKTVVNVYKQKRRWAWGVENFPIVMRGFMQNRGIPLLTKIKQSFKLLEGHVSWSTWAFLLTFVGWLPAALSLDKEFAVSVFYYSGPRVAATIFNLASFSLIASIILSFCMLPRRGKKVSLLKKAGFILQWLLMPFTLIFLSALPALDAQTRLMTGRYMGFWVTDKIKSGKS; from the coding sequence ATGGAGAATAGTAAGGAATTCAGGTTCTCCCCCACCGGGCTTGCTGGCAGGCAAAGGGTCTGGCAACGGGTTTTTGAGATAATGCCCGGGGCGGTAAGCTGGGGGATAATATGCGGCATGACCGTCCTGTCGGCTTTTTTCCCGCTGGTCGCGGCCATACTTATTATCGCTTTCTATATCTATTGGCTTCTCAGGATATTCTATCTTACGATATTCCTGGTGTTGTCGTACCTGCGCTTATCGGTGGAAAAGGATACCGATTGGATGGACCGCGTCAGGAATACGGACAAGATAAAGGACGATATGGGTTCATGGCCGAAGAAAGGCAGATCCGGGTCCAGGGCGAAGGATATATCGGAAAAATTTTATCGTAAGGACGTAGAAAACCTTATCCGAAGCCGGGGAAAAAAGATCCATTCGGATGATATCTACCATATCGTGATAGTACCGATAGCCAAGGAATCTGGCGAGATCGTGAATCCCGGGATAATGAGCATGACAAAGAGCAAGTTCCCCACTTCCCGGATATTGCTTGTCATGGCGCTTGAGGCCCGGGCGGAGGAACAGGTTAAGAGGGACATCAGGGAGATCGGGAGAAGATATAAGGATCTCTTCCTCGACGTTCTTATCGTGGAGCACCCTGACGGTATTCCCGGAGAGATACGGGCAAAAGGGGCAAATACGACTTTCGCCGCGCGGGCAGGAAAAGAGTTCTTTTCTGAGAGGAACATTCCCCTGGAGAACGTATTGGTCTCATGTTTTGATTCCGATACGGTCGTTAACGAGCAGTATTTCGCGTGTCTTACTTATTATTTCTTGGTATGTCCGTTCAGGTGTAAGGCCAGTTTCCAACCCATACCCGTATACAACAATAACATCTGGGATGCGCCCGGACTGACCAGGGTCCTGGACATAGGGTCCTCTTTTTTCCTGCTTATCGAAGCGACCAACCCTGAAAAACTGGTGACATTCTCCAGCCATAGTATGAGCTTCCAGGCTTTATGTGATATAGGGTATTGGCCGGTAGACATGATCTCGGACGATTCGGCGGTTTTCTGGAAGGCGTTCCTGCAGTTTAACGGGGAGTACCATACGGTACCCATGTACACTACGATATCCATGGACGCGGTCGTTGGAGAAAGTTTGTGGAAGACGGTGGTCAATGTTTATAAACAAAAGCGTAGATGGGCCTGGGGTGTCGAGAACTTCCCCATAGTGATGCGAGGATTCATGCAGAACCGCGGGATCCCATTGTTGACCAAGATAAAACAGTCATTTAAATTGCTGGAGGGACACGTATCCTGGTCCACGTGGGCGTTCCTGCTCACTTTCGTAGGGTGGTTACCGGCGGCATTGTCCCTGGATAAAGAGTTCGCTGTTTCCGTATTCTATTACAGCGGCCCCCGGGTCGCGGCTACGATCTTCAACCTGGCATCGTTCTCGCTCATCGCAAGTATCATTCTGAGTTTCTGCATGCTGCCGAGAAGAGGGAAAAAAGTATCTTTGCTGAAAAAAGCGGGGTTCATTCTCCAATGGCTGCTTATGCCATTTACCCTTATTTTCTTAAGCGCGCTTCCTGCCTTGGACGCCCAGACGAGATTAATGACCGGCAGGTACATGGGGTTCTGGGTAACAGATAAGATAAAAAGCGGGAAAAGCTGA
- a CDS encoding HD domain-containing protein: protein MLRNRKKEQKEAELVSEAGISEKGRELIVNADVIIARMALAAFFMIIIPVLLAFYLTFEVFIRRNITFTTQYARLIVFWMCLSGLFGYFVIRKYIKDIIDIVKKTQQIYKNVGFREQLEATYQKEVKDLSLAFNKVTSELEERIHDLEYSRSMARELFQKIGHVIVSTQKIDVLLNLLAQSTRKVLKAESCFIALYDRVDGRLRLKAYVGPQKDLPENMELSDKEGITGMVINSKEPMVVKKPKTEGIHIPSASEGEKIRYNNAICVPIVEKKEIKGVMGVCDVEDTEKLDTEDLFMLENLANHVGTSVSNFELNASIEETYYSTLLSLARAVEAKDAYSGGHLERVGAYAEHLAVRMGLDKEQKKILKGGAILHDLGKVGITDSVLNKPGKYTEEEYAVMKQHTVIGENILKPLRSMTKLAQLVRSHHECWDGSGYPDGLKGEEIPLVSRIITIADIYDALTTERAYKKAMPTGEAVKILQSYAGTKLDPKLVDVFIEVLKDMEKEKATRDKETKE, encoded by the coding sequence ATGCTGAGAAACAGAAAAAAAGAACAAAAAGAAGCAGAACTGGTCTCCGAGGCCGGGATCTCGGAAAAGGGCCGGGAACTTATTGTCAATGCCGATGTCATCATCGCCAGGATGGCCCTGGCGGCGTTCTTCATGATCATCATACCGGTCCTTCTCGCTTTCTATCTGACGTTCGAGGTGTTCATCAGGCGGAACATCACGTTCACCACACAATACGCCCGACTTATTGTTTTCTGGATGTGCCTGTCCGGATTATTCGGGTACTTTGTCATCCGTAAATATATCAAGGACATCATAGACATAGTCAAAAAGACCCAGCAGATATACAAGAACGTGGGCTTCCGGGAACAGCTGGAAGCCACATACCAGAAAGAGGTCAAGGACCTGTCCCTCGCCTTTAACAAGGTGACAAGCGAACTGGAAGAAAGGATACATGACCTGGAATATTCCAGGAGCATGGCAAGGGAGCTTTTCCAGAAAATTGGGCACGTCATAGTATCGACGCAAAAAATAGATGTTCTTCTTAACTTGCTTGCGCAGAGCACACGCAAAGTGCTTAAGGCGGAATCCTGTTTTATCGCGCTTTACGATAGGGTGGACGGGCGCTTGAGGCTCAAGGCTTACGTGGGCCCCCAAAAGGACCTTCCGGAGAACATGGAACTCTCTGACAAGGAAGGCATAACCGGGATGGTCATCAACAGCAAAGAACCCATGGTGGTGAAAAAGCCGAAGACCGAAGGGATACATATCCCCTCCGCTTCTGAAGGGGAGAAAATAAGGTACAACAACGCCATATGCGTTCCCATTGTCGAGAAGAAGGAAATAAAAGGTGTTATGGGGGTCTGCGATGTGGAAGATACGGAGAAACTCGACACAGAGGACCTCTTCATGCTTGAGAACCTGGCGAACCATGTGGGGACATCCGTATCGAACTTTGAGCTTAACGCGTCCATAGAGGAGACCTATTACTCGACCCTGTTGTCCCTTGCCCGCGCGGTGGAAGCAAAAGACGCTTATAGTGGGGGACATCTTGAAAGGGTGGGGGCATATGCCGAACACCTGGCGGTGAGGATGGGGCTCGACAAGGAACAAAAAAAGATCCTCAAGGGCGGGGCTATCCTCCATGACCTGGGAAAGGTCGGGATAACCGACAGCGTGTTAAATAAGCCGGGCAAATACACCGAGGAAGAATACGCGGTGATGAAACAGCACACGGTCATCGGGGAGAACATATTAAAACCGCTAAGGTCCATGACAAAACTGGCCCAGCTTGTGCGGTCACATCACGAATGTTGGGATGGATCAGGCTATCCGGACGGATTAAAGGGGGAAGAGATCCCATTGGTATCCAGGATAATCACTATAGCGGACATCTATGACGCTCTTACCACGGAGAGGGCCTACAAGAAAGCTATGCCCACAGGCGAGGCTGTCAAGATCTTGCAGAGCTATGCCGGCACAAAACTTGACCCGAAACTGGTCGATGTGTTCATTGAGGTGCTGAAAGACATGGAAAAAGAAAAAGCCACCCGAGACAAGGAGACCAAAGAATGA